In Melitaea cinxia chromosome Z, ilMelCinx1.1, whole genome shotgun sequence, a single window of DNA contains:
- the LOC123668861 gene encoding RUS family member 1 produces the protein MKSHDGDILLKEKYGSSSKERYFVKPQEQPNVVVYANEKYSDVASVFSKIFLPQGYPESVSKDYIAYQIWDTAQAFCSTITGILATQEVLRGVGVGDTTVTPLAATITWVIKDGCGHLGKILFAYSHGTYLDAYSKKWRLYADTLNDAAMCIEIALPLFKSYITFALCVSTVMKAIVGVAGGATRAAMTQHHAVRGNMADVAAKDSAQETAVNLIASFTALFIISTFGNSLFIFIVMLMLHIVFNYFAVRAVCLRTLNEPRFIQVIDTYLKKEIVPSPCEINRNEPIIFYQLGPMLLDLKICGFKIKLGRSMTQTLKSSMKASHLKEIKEIYYDKNYILWPNTRERNMYIFLKESLMTDDILCAYFHAVLLSIITCAINDCELPVMSNSTDVKPFAQVCKTLQSAEWSRTPSKESNFSYKPSFELLRYVHKIATKEWKNMRAGLMHTGWDLSKHLLMVDEWRVCNEKLTKEASVNNMEFTNSVDTLKVLKEKLNGNELQSLIDEEIFRNYIEYDSSETEVNSKSSFSGDNNSYIKRD, from the exons ATGAAGTCGCACGATGGCGATATATTACTAAAAGAAAAGTATGGTTCCTCATCCAAGGAAAGATATTTTGTAAAGCCTCAAG aacaaccAAATGTAGTGGTTTACGCGAATGAAAAATACAGTGATGTGGCAAGCgttttttcgaaaatatttttacctcAGGGTTATCCTGAGAGTGTTAGTAAGGATTACATTGCATACCAGATATGGGATACAGCTCAAGCATTTTGTAGTACTATTACAG GTATTCTGGCAACGCAGGAAGTTTTAAGAGGAGTAGGAGTTGGAGACACAACTGTAACACCATTAGCAGCTACCATAACATGGGTTATAAAGGATGGATGTGGTCACCTTGGAAAAATATTGTTTGCTTATAGTCATGG AACATATTTGGATGCATATAGTAAAAAATGGAGATTATATGCTGATACACTGAACGATGCTGCTATGTGTATTGAAATAGCTTTGCCTCTGTTTAAAAGTTATATCACATTTGCTTTGTGTGTTAGCACTGTTATGAAAGCTATTGTAGGAGTTGCTG gtgGTGCAACAAGGGCAGCTATGACACAACACCATGCAGTGCGAGGTAACATGGCTGATGTAGCAGCAAAAGATTCTGCTCAGGAAACTGCAGTCAATCTTATAGCTTCTTTCACTGCACTCTTTATTATTTCTACCTTTGG aaattcactatttatttttattgttatgctAATGTTGCATATTGTATTTAACTACTTTGCGGTCCGGGCAGTGTGTTTAAGAACTTTAAATGAACCACGCTTTATACAAGTAATTGACACTTACTTAAAGAAGGAAATTGTTCCAAGTCCTTGTGAGATAAACAGGAATGAACCAATTATATTCTACCAACTTGGTCCAATGTTGTTGG atttaaaaatatgtggatttaaaattaaacttggTAGATCAATGACTCAAACACTAAAATCATCAATGAAAGCCAGCCACCTAAaggaaattaaagaaatatattatgacaaaaactatattttgtgGCCGAATACCCGTGAAaggaatatgtatatatttctaaaagaaAGCTTAATGACTGATGATATACTGTGTGCATACTTCCATGCTGTTCTACTATCAATAATAACATGTGCCATAAACGATTGTGAATTg cCAGTAATGAGCAATAGCACTGATGTGAAACCCTTTGCACAAGTATGTAAAACGCTACAATCAGCGGAGTGGTCGCGTACCCCTAGTAAAGAGAGTAACTTCAGCTATAAACCATCTTTTGAATTACTGCGTTACGTTCATAAAATTGCAACAAAAGAGTGGAAAAATATGAGAGCAGGTCTTATGCATACCG gatGGGACTTGAGTAAACATTTGTTGATGGTGGACGAATGGAGAGTATGCAATGAAAAATTAACTAAAGAAGCATCCGTTAATAATATGGAATTTACAAATTCTGTGGATACATTAAAAGTTTTGAAAGAAAAGCTCAATGGAAATGAACTACAATCATTGATAGATGaagaaatatttagaaattacaTCGAATATGATAGTTCTGAAACAGAAGttaactcaaaaagcagtttCTCTGGTGATAacaattcttatataaaaagagATTga